A single window of Flavobacterium aestivum DNA harbors:
- the ftsZ gene encoding cell division protein FtsZ yields the protein MSSNSEFGSISFDLPKNQSNVIKVIGVGGGGSNAINHMFKQGIKGVDFIVCNTDSQALDNSAVPNKIQLGVNLTEGLGAGANPDVGHQSAIESVSEIEKVLDRNTKMVFITAGMGGGTGTGAAPVIAQLAKERDILTVGIVTLPFLFEGKVRQEQALIGIEKLRKQVDSLIVINNNKLREVYGNLGFKAGFSKADEVLATASRGIAEVITHHYTQNIDLRDAKTVLYNSGTAIMGSSVSSGENRAKEGIIAALDSPLLNDNKITGAKNVLLLIVSGTNEITIDEIAEINEHIQSEAGSNANIIMGVGEDEALGDAIAVTIIATGFDVEQQNEIVNVEPKKIIHTLEDEQRGVFDLSNNTVAGFSLNSEVTTASDTTAERIVFDLMEDEVAIPEPVIASIDENELMVMSEFIKNLDVTFEIVSPIKEIDFIITNPAAEQVREVKQPEPIRFEEKQEQTIFSFDTPLQRSEPLQPQAPVRQENEILFELTNETRDIKVVQPVQFVPVTELSDNGIIKYSLEEYMEVENDLLDCKPAAKVVEEEVIPAELNITMKQVVTPIEEAPALANNSPVDMTIEETLRFRAEERRKKLKDFNYKFHDNVSRVDELEKEPAYKRFGIDLSSSQNNNANSRISVGTDSNNDLQLRSNNSYLHDNVD from the coding sequence ATGTCAAGCAACTCAGAATTTGGAAGCATTTCATTTGATTTACCAAAGAATCAATCAAATGTAATAAAAGTTATCGGAGTAGGTGGAGGTGGTAGTAATGCCATCAACCATATGTTTAAACAAGGGATTAAAGGCGTAGATTTTATCGTCTGTAATACCGATTCCCAAGCACTGGATAATAGCGCCGTGCCGAATAAAATTCAACTAGGTGTTAATTTAACAGAAGGTCTTGGAGCTGGAGCAAACCCAGATGTAGGTCATCAATCAGCTATAGAAAGTGTGTCCGAAATTGAAAAAGTATTGGACCGCAATACCAAAATGGTTTTTATAACCGCAGGTATGGGTGGAGGAACCGGAACCGGAGCTGCACCAGTTATTGCACAATTAGCTAAAGAAAGAGACATTCTTACTGTTGGGATTGTTACTTTACCATTCTTGTTTGAGGGGAAAGTACGTCAAGAACAAGCTCTTATTGGAATCGAAAAATTGCGTAAGCAAGTTGATTCATTAATTGTAATCAATAATAATAAATTAAGAGAAGTATATGGAAATCTTGGGTTCAAAGCAGGATTTTCAAAAGCTGATGAAGTTTTGGCAACAGCCTCTAGAGGTATTGCTGAAGTAATAACTCATCACTATACTCAAAATATAGATTTGCGTGATGCTAAGACTGTATTGTATAATAGTGGAACCGCTATTATGGGATCATCTGTTTCTTCTGGTGAAAATAGAGCCAAAGAAGGAATCATCGCGGCTTTAGATTCTCCGCTTTTGAATGATAATAAAATCACTGGAGCCAAAAACGTATTGTTGCTTATCGTTTCTGGGACTAATGAAATTACTATTGATGAAATTGCTGAAATCAACGAACATATCCAGTCAGAAGCAGGATCAAATGCTAATATCATCATGGGGGTTGGTGAAGACGAAGCCCTTGGAGATGCTATTGCAGTTACGATTATTGCTACTGGTTTTGATGTTGAACAACAAAATGAAATCGTAAATGTTGAGCCTAAAAAAATCATACACACATTAGAAGATGAACAAAGAGGGGTTTTTGATTTGTCAAATAATACTGTAGCTGGTTTTAGCCTTAATAGCGAAGTAACAACAGCTAGTGATACCACTGCTGAAAGAATAGTTTTCGACTTAATGGAAGACGAAGTTGCAATTCCGGAACCGGTAATTGCTTCTATAGATGAAAATGAATTAATGGTTATGTCTGAATTTATTAAAAATCTAGATGTGACTTTCGAAATTGTTTCTCCTATAAAAGAGATTGATTTTATTATAACCAATCCTGCTGCTGAGCAAGTAAGAGAGGTAAAACAACCGGAACCAATTCGTTTTGAAGAGAAACAAGAGCAAACTATCTTTAGTTTTGATACGCCTTTACAAAGATCAGAGCCTTTACAGCCACAAGCGCCAGTAAGACAAGAGAATGAGATTTTGTTTGAACTTACAAACGAAACCCGTGATATAAAAGTGGTACAGCCAGTACAATTTGTTCCGGTAACAGAGTTGTCTGATAACGGAATAATAAAATATTCTCTTGAAGAATATATGGAGGTAGAGAATGATTTGTTAGATTGTAAGCCAGCGGCAAAAGTTGTGGAGGAAGAAGTGATTCCTGCAGAATTAAACATTACAATGAAACAAGTTGTCACTCCAATCGAAGAGGCACCAGCATTGGCTAATAATTCTCCTGTTGATATGACAATAGAGGAGACTTTACGATTTAGAGCAGAAGAAAGAAGAAAAAAATTAAAAGATTTTAATTATAAGTTTCATGATAATGTTTCAAGAGTCGATGAGTTAGAAAAAGAGCCGGCTTACAAGCGATTTGGTATCGATTTATCGAGTTCACAAAACAATAATGCAAATTCAAGAATATCTGTTGGGACAGACAGTAATAATGATTTACAATTACGTTCCAATAATTCTTATTTGCATGATAATGTAGATTAA